A window of the Chionomys nivalis chromosome 25, mChiNiv1.1, whole genome shotgun sequence genome harbors these coding sequences:
- the Rassf9 gene encoding ras association domain-containing protein 9, whose translation MAPFGRNILKTRHKNRSPTKDMDSEEKEIVVWVCQEEKIVCGLTKRTTSTDVIQALLEEHEATFGEKRFLLGKASDYCIVEKWRGSERALPPLTRILKLWKAWGDEQANMQFVLVKADAFLPVPLWRTAETKLVQNSEKPWELSPANYMKTLPPDKQKRIVRKTFRKLAKIKQDTVSHDRDHMETLVHLIISQDHTIHQQVQRMKELDMEIEKCEAKIHLDRVGHDGDNYVQEAYLMPRLSENEPKLDFPPEDSQAPMDLNDSEGMAQLEERLQYYRVLIEKLSAEIEREVKSSGIDGSEDTEGAAAWELENSDLENVKCDLEKSMKAGLKIHSHLSGIQKEIKYSDSLLQMKAREYELLAKEFSSLHLSNKDGCQLKENRGKGSGAPSSGEEIPPLTPGVLNTYTNDTDSDTGISSNHSQDSETTLGDVLLLST comes from the coding sequence atCTCCAACTAAGGACATGGATTCCGAAGAGAAGGAAATTGTGGTTTGGGTTTGCCAGGAGGAAAAGATTGTCTGTGGATTAACTAAACGCACCACCTCCACCGACGTCATCCAGGCTTTGCTGGAGGAGCATGAAGCTACCTTTGGAGAGAAGCGGTTTCTGCTGGGCAAGGCCAGCGACTACTGCATCGTGGAGAAGTGGAGGGGCTCAGAGCGGGCCCTTCCTCCCCTGACGAGAATCCTCAAGTTGTGGAAGGCTTGGGGAGATGAGCAAGCCAATATGCAGTTTGTTTTGGTTAAAGCTGATGCCTTTCTCCCTGTTCCACTGTGGAGGACGGCTGAAACTAAACTTGTGCAAAACAGTGAAAAGCCATGGGAGCTCAGCCCGGCCAATTACATGAAAACTTTACCACCGGATAAACAAAAACGAATCGTCAGGAAAACCTTTCGGAAACTGGCGAAAATCAAGCAGGACACGGTTTCTCACGATCGAGACCACATGGAGACTTTAGTTCATCTAATTATTTCTCAGGATCACACCATTCACCAGCAAGTACAAAGAATGAAAGAGTTAGATATGGAAATTGAAAAATGTGAAGCTAAGATCCACCTGGACCGGGTAGGGCATGATGGGGACAATTACGTTCAGGAGGCATATTTAATGCCCAGGCTCAGTGAAAATGAGCCAAAGTTAGATTTTCCACCTGAGGACAGCCAGGCTCCAATGGACCTGAACGACAGCGAGGGCATGGCACAGCTGGAAGAACGATTGCAATACTACAGGGTGCTCATCGAAAAGCTCTCCGCGGAAATTGAGAGAGAGGTGAAGAGCTCGGGCATCGATGGAAGTGAAGATACAGAGGGGGCAGCGGCCTGGGAACTCGAAAACTCTGATTTGGAGAACGTAAAGTGCGATTTGGAGAAGAGCATGAAAGCTGGTCTGAAAATCCACTCTCACTTGAGTGGTATCCAGAAAGAGATTAAATACAGTGACTCACTGCTTCAGATGAAAGCAAGGGAATACGAACTCCTAGCCAAGGAGTTCAGCTCGCTTCACCTTAGCAACAAAGATGGATGCCAGCTAAAAGAAAATAGAGGAAAGGGATCCGGTGCTCCCAGCAGCGGTGAGGAGATCCCTCCATTAACTCCAGGGGTAttgaacacatacacaaatgacaCAGATTCGGATACTGGCATCAGCTCCAACCACAGCCAGGACTCTGAAACGACTCTGGGCGATGTACTGCTGTTGTCAACGTAA